A stretch of Synechococcus sp. MIT S9220 DNA encodes these proteins:
- the rimM gene encoding ribosome maturation factor RimM (Essential for efficient processing of 16S rRNA) — translation MPPELSSVASDSDSQTASAKEEWLAVGTVVGAQGLRGELRVNPASDFPERFTKPGPRWLRHKDATPQAMLLTSGRQLPGRSLFVVRFKGIDSRSAAEALVGQKLLVSSTDRPELEEGEFHLLDLVGLEARLNANDNAVVGTVSDLISGGNDLLEITRPDGRKLLIPFVEQIVPEVHQTEGWLLITPPPGLLDL, via the coding sequence ATGCCTCCAGAGCTGTCATCCGTGGCCTCAGACTCCGATTCCCAAACAGCATCAGCCAAGGAAGAGTGGCTGGCCGTTGGCACGGTGGTGGGTGCTCAGGGGCTGCGCGGTGAGCTGCGCGTGAACCCAGCCAGTGATTTCCCCGAACGGTTCACCAAGCCAGGGCCTCGTTGGCTTCGGCACAAAGACGCAACTCCACAGGCAATGCTGCTGACCAGCGGTCGCCAACTCCCGGGCAGAAGTCTGTTCGTGGTGCGTTTCAAAGGGATCGACAGCCGAAGCGCTGCTGAAGCTCTGGTGGGTCAGAAGCTTCTCGTGAGCTCCACAGATCGACCCGAGCTTGAGGAGGGAGAGTTCCACCTGCTCGACCTGGTGGGCCTGGAAGCTCGTCTCAATGCAAACGACAACGCTGTGGTCGGCACCGTGAGCGATCTGATCAGCGGAGGCAACGACCTGCTGGAAATCACCCGGCCGGATGGACGCAAGTTGCTGATTCCCTTTGTGGAGCAGATCGTTCCAGAGGTGCATCAAACAGAAGGCTGGCTGCTGATCACCCCACCGCCAGGACTGCTGGACCTATGA
- the fabF gene encoding beta-ketoacyl-ACP synthase II gives MVEGLQRVVVTGLGAVTPIGNCVADYWSGLTSGRNGVASISLFDASRHACRFAAEVKDFDPTGFLEPKEAKRWDRYCKFGVVAAKQALTHAGLEITETNAERIGVSIGSGVGGLLTMETQAHVLEGKGPGRVSPFTVPMMIPNMATGLAAIALGAKGPSSAVATACAAGSNAIGDAFRLLQMGKADAMICGGAESAITPLGVAGFASAKALSFRNDDPATASRPFDKERDGFVIGEGSGVLVLETLSHAKARGATILAEIVGYGTTCDAHHITSPTPGGVGGAAAMRLALEDGGLNVDSIDYVNAHGTSTPANDSNETAAIKSALGQRAQKIPVSSTKSMTGHLLGGSGGIEAVACVLALQHNVVPPTINYTNPDPDCDLDVVPNAAREHTLETVLSNSFGFGGHNVCLAFQRMN, from the coding sequence ATGGTGGAGGGTCTCCAACGCGTCGTGGTCACCGGCCTCGGCGCGGTGACACCGATCGGCAACTGCGTTGCCGACTATTGGTCCGGTCTCACCTCCGGCAGGAATGGGGTGGCATCAATTTCATTGTTTGATGCCTCTCGGCACGCCTGTCGGTTTGCCGCAGAAGTGAAAGACTTCGATCCAACTGGTTTCCTTGAGCCCAAGGAAGCGAAGCGTTGGGATCGATACTGCAAGTTCGGTGTTGTTGCGGCCAAACAGGCTCTTACCCATGCAGGGCTGGAGATCACCGAAACCAACGCGGAGCGGATTGGCGTCAGCATCGGCTCCGGCGTCGGCGGGCTACTCACCATGGAAACCCAAGCCCATGTGCTTGAGGGCAAGGGGCCAGGGCGAGTGAGCCCCTTCACGGTGCCAATGATGATCCCCAACATGGCCACGGGCCTGGCAGCGATCGCCCTCGGAGCCAAAGGGCCAAGCTCAGCTGTCGCCACGGCCTGTGCAGCGGGTTCCAATGCCATCGGCGATGCCTTCCGTCTGCTGCAAATGGGCAAAGCCGACGCCATGATCTGTGGTGGCGCAGAGTCCGCCATTACTCCCCTGGGAGTTGCCGGATTCGCCAGTGCGAAGGCACTGTCGTTCCGGAACGATGATCCAGCAACTGCCAGCCGACCGTTCGACAAAGAACGCGACGGCTTTGTAATTGGCGAAGGATCAGGCGTATTAGTGCTTGAAACCCTTAGTCACGCCAAGGCCCGCGGCGCCACGATCCTGGCCGAAATCGTTGGCTACGGAACTACCTGTGATGCACACCACATCACCTCACCAACACCCGGTGGTGTCGGCGGAGCAGCCGCCATGCGCCTCGCTTTGGAGGACGGAGGCCTGAATGTTGACAGCATCGACTACGTCAATGCACACGGCACCAGCACCCCGGCAAACGACAGCAACGAAACCGCAGCGATCAAGAGTGCTCTCGGCCAACGCGCCCAGAAGATTCCTGTGAGCTCAACCAAGTCGATGACAGGACATCTCTTGGGTGGCTCCGGCGGCATCGAAGCCGTGGCCTGCGTGCTTGCGCTGCAACACAATGTTGTCCCCCCCACCATCAATTACACCAATCCCGATCCCGACTGTGATCTGGATGTGGTGCCTAACGCCGCCCGCGAGCACACACTGGAAACAGTGTTATCCAACTCGTTCGGTTTCGGCGGCCACAACGTCTGCCTTGCCTTCCAGCGCATGAATTGA
- the glmS gene encoding glutamine--fructose-6-phosphate transaminase (isomerizing): protein MCGIVAVIGSREAAPLLLEGLRQLEYRGYDSAGIATIEMSANDATAMLHCIRAKGKLVNLTARVDQEGAPGFCGIGHTRWATHGKPEVHNAHPHCDGAGDVAVVQNGIIENHRALREELTSGGVSFRSDTDTEVIPHLVSAELQQQCAAGQPADGNTLLRAVQAVLPKLQGAYALAVLWADVPGALVVARKAAPLLIGLGEGEFICASDTPALAGFTRTVLPMEDGEVALLSPLGIELYNDVGERQQRSPSLLSGQEHVADKRQFRHFMLKEIHEQPETARLWVERHLPLHLQAANPVALPFDEGFYADIERVQILACGTSRHAALVGAHLLEQFAGVPASVHYASEFRYAPPPLAANTLTIGVTQSGETADTLAALAMDAERRRAQVDLAFAPRQLGVTNRVESSLARQVPYILDIGAGIEVGVAATKTFLGQLLAFYALSLAFAARRGTRSEAEIAALVNELRGLPDQLSSLVAQHDQLSEAMAHRFAETQDVIFLGRGINYPIALEGALKLKEISYIHAEGYPAGEMKHGPIALLDTHVPVISIAVPGSVFEKVLSNAQEAKARDAQLIGVAPICADTELFDELLPVPEVSEWISPLLTVVPMQLLSYHIAAHRGLDVDQPRNLAKSVTVE from the coding sequence ATGTGCGGAATCGTCGCGGTGATTGGCTCCCGAGAGGCAGCACCTCTCCTGCTTGAAGGGCTGCGGCAGCTGGAATATCGCGGATATGACTCCGCTGGCATCGCCACGATTGAAATGTCGGCGAACGATGCGACTGCAATGTTGCACTGCATTCGAGCCAAGGGCAAGCTCGTCAATCTCACCGCAAGGGTTGATCAGGAGGGTGCGCCCGGTTTCTGTGGTATCGGCCATACCCGCTGGGCGACTCACGGGAAGCCGGAGGTGCACAACGCTCATCCCCATTGCGATGGTGCTGGTGATGTGGCCGTGGTGCAGAACGGCATCATCGAAAACCATCGGGCCCTGCGTGAAGAGCTCACGAGCGGAGGGGTCAGCTTCCGCTCAGACACCGACACCGAGGTGATTCCGCATCTGGTCTCCGCGGAGCTGCAGCAACAGTGTGCCGCTGGCCAGCCTGCTGATGGCAACACGCTGTTGCGGGCCGTACAGGCCGTGTTGCCAAAGCTTCAAGGTGCTTATGCCTTGGCGGTGTTGTGGGCAGATGTTCCCGGTGCTCTGGTGGTGGCTCGCAAGGCTGCACCCTTGCTGATCGGTTTGGGGGAGGGCGAATTCATCTGTGCCAGCGATACGCCTGCATTGGCTGGCTTCACCCGCACTGTCTTGCCGATGGAGGACGGTGAGGTGGCCTTGCTTAGCCCGCTTGGCATTGAGCTCTACAACGATGTCGGTGAGCGTCAGCAGCGCAGTCCGTCGCTGCTCAGCGGCCAGGAGCATGTGGCCGACAAGCGCCAGTTTCGCCACTTCATGCTCAAGGAGATTCATGAGCAGCCTGAGACCGCCCGCTTGTGGGTTGAGAGGCACTTGCCGTTGCATTTGCAGGCTGCCAATCCCGTGGCTCTGCCGTTCGATGAAGGCTTTTACGCCGACATCGAGCGTGTCCAGATCCTGGCCTGTGGGACGAGCCGCCACGCGGCGCTAGTGGGAGCTCATCTTCTGGAGCAGTTTGCCGGTGTTCCAGCCAGCGTGCATTACGCCAGTGAATTCCGCTATGCCCCTCCACCATTGGCTGCCAATACGCTCACCATCGGCGTCACCCAATCCGGTGAAACGGCAGACACCCTGGCTGCTCTGGCCATGGATGCTGAACGGCGCCGGGCCCAGGTCGACCTGGCCTTCGCCCCGCGTCAGTTGGGCGTGACCAACCGGGTGGAAAGCTCTCTGGCTCGTCAGGTGCCCTACATCCTTGATATCGGTGCAGGTATCGAAGTGGGGGTTGCAGCCACTAAGACCTTCCTTGGCCAGCTTTTAGCGTTTTATGCCCTGTCCCTGGCCTTTGCTGCGCGGCGTGGCACCCGCAGCGAAGCTGAGATCGCTGCCTTGGTGAATGAGCTGCGCGGTTTGCCTGACCAGCTCAGTTCGCTTGTGGCTCAGCATGACCAGCTTTCTGAGGCGATGGCCCACCGTTTTGCTGAAACCCAGGATGTGATCTTCCTCGGGCGTGGCATCAACTACCCGATCGCATTGGAAGGGGCTCTGAAACTCAAGGAAATCAGTTACATCCATGCAGAGGGTTACCCCGCAGGTGAGATGAAACATGGCCCAATTGCCTTGCTCGACACGCATGTGCCGGTGATCTCCATTGCCGTACCAGGCTCGGTGTTCGAAAAAGTGCTCAGTAATGCCCAGGAGGCCAAGGCCCGCGATGCTCAGTTAATCGGTGTTGCCCCCATCTGCGCAGACACGGAATTGTTTGATGAACTGCTACCGGTGCCTGAGGTGAGCGAATGGATCAGCCCTTTGCTCACGGTGGTGCCGATGCAATTGCTCAGCTATCACATTGCTGCTCACCGCGGCTTGGATGTCGATCAGCCCCGCAACTTGGCTAAGAGCGTCACTGTCGAGTGA
- a CDS encoding mannose-1-phosphate guanylyltransferase/mannose-6-phosphate isomerase yields the protein MTTSLIPVILCGGTGTRLWPLSRASYPKQYWALGGNGDETLLQQTQQRLEGIEALGDPLLICNDDHRFIVAEQMRQIGIQPGAILLEPMGRNTAPAVAVAALQATADGEDPLLLVLSADHVIRDAAHFRSAIEAGRSTAEAGRLVTFGIVPTAPETGYGYIEAAESLQKSSLTPVPIARFVEKPDQATAEQFLASGCFTWNSGMFLFRASAMLSELERLAPEVVSCCRAALEQDVADLDFLRLEREAFAKCPNVAIDVAVMEQTQLGSVIPLAAGWSDVGSWSALWETADRDEDGNVLRGKVISEGSRNCYLRSEHRLVVGLGVENLVVVETDDAVLIADRNQAQNVKTIVKQLEADGSPEGKAHRKIYRPWGHYTGVVEDSRWQVKRISVKPGASLSLQMHHHRAEHWIVVKGTAVVERDGESQLIGENQSTYIPMGCKHRLTNPGRIPVELIEVQSGAYLGEDDIVRFDDVYGRSNVEAAARAAITRQ from the coding sequence GTGACCACCTCTCTGATTCCGGTGATCCTCTGTGGTGGCACAGGAACGCGCCTTTGGCCTCTCTCCCGAGCGAGTTATCCGAAGCAGTACTGGGCACTCGGCGGCAATGGCGATGAAACCCTGCTGCAGCAGACCCAGCAACGTTTAGAAGGCATCGAAGCACTGGGTGATCCTTTGCTGATCTGCAACGACGACCACCGTTTCATCGTGGCCGAACAGATGCGCCAAATCGGCATCCAACCGGGCGCCATCCTGCTCGAACCAATGGGGCGCAACACAGCTCCAGCAGTGGCGGTGGCCGCTCTTCAAGCCACAGCCGACGGCGAAGATCCACTTTTGTTGGTGCTCTCTGCTGACCACGTGATTCGCGATGCCGCACACTTCCGCAGCGCCATCGAAGCCGGCCGCAGTACAGCCGAGGCAGGGCGTCTGGTGACCTTCGGCATCGTGCCCACCGCTCCGGAAACCGGCTACGGCTACATCGAGGCTGCCGAATCCCTGCAAAAGAGCAGCCTCACGCCGGTGCCGATCGCACGCTTTGTAGAAAAGCCAGACCAGGCCACCGCAGAACAATTCCTGGCCAGTGGATGCTTCACCTGGAACAGCGGCATGTTTCTATTCAGGGCGAGCGCCATGCTCTCAGAGCTCGAACGCCTGGCGCCGGAAGTGGTGAGCTGCTGCAGGGCCGCCCTTGAGCAGGATGTGGCAGATCTCGACTTCCTGCGACTGGAGCGCGAAGCCTTCGCCAAGTGTCCCAACGTGGCCATTGATGTGGCTGTGATGGAGCAGACCCAGCTCGGTTCAGTGATTCCCTTAGCTGCAGGCTGGAGTGATGTCGGCAGCTGGAGTGCCCTCTGGGAAACCGCCGACCGCGATGAGGACGGCAACGTGCTGCGCGGGAAAGTGATCAGTGAGGGAAGCCGCAACTGCTACCTGCGCAGCGAGCACCGCCTGGTGGTGGGACTCGGTGTGGAGAATCTTGTCGTGGTCGAAACCGACGATGCGGTGCTGATTGCTGACCGCAATCAGGCACAGAATGTGAAAACGATCGTGAAGCAACTGGAAGCTGATGGGAGCCCTGAAGGCAAAGCGCACCGCAAGATCTATCGTCCTTGGGGCCACTACACAGGCGTCGTAGAAGACAGCCGCTGGCAAGTGAAGCGCATTTCAGTGAAGCCAGGCGCCAGCCTTTCCCTGCAGATGCATCACCACCGCGCCGAGCACTGGATTGTGGTTAAGGGAACTGCCGTCGTTGAGCGAGACGGCGAGTCGCAGCTGATCGGCGAGAACCAAAGCACCTACATCCCCATGGGCTGCAAGCATCGACTCACCAATCCCGGCCGGATACCGGTTGAGCTGATTGAGGTCCAGAGCGGCGCCTATTTGGGTGAAGACGACATCGTGCGCTTCGACGATGTTTATGGGCGCAGCAATGTGGAAGCAGCCGCTCGAGCTGCAATCACTCGACAGTGA
- the acpP gene encoding acyl carrier protein, producing MSQEAILEKVRSIVAEQLSVDAGEVKPESNFQNDLGADSLDTVELVMALEEAFDIEIPDEAAEGIATVGDAVKYIEDKQA from the coding sequence ATGTCCCAGGAAGCGATCCTCGAAAAAGTCCGTTCGATCGTGGCTGAGCAGCTCAGCGTCGATGCCGGCGAAGTCAAGCCCGAATCGAATTTTCAGAACGATCTCGGCGCCGACTCACTCGACACCGTCGAGCTGGTGATGGCATTGGAAGAAGCCTTTGACATCGAAATCCCAGACGAAGCCGCAGAAGGCATTGCCACTGTCGGCGACGCCGTCAAGTACATCGAAGACAAGCAGGCCTGA
- a CDS encoding methyltransferase domain-containing protein codes for MSNYIAPRLNGIAENLALYIRKIIYKKTIGALSIDKTLKVGDLGVTSDKSKDSNFFEMLYPYPENITAIGLEDAKHLEKMYPGLKFVHADVCNLPFPDKLFDISFCSAVIEHVGSRDNQCKLITEAMRTSHIVVLTTPNRYFPIEFHTLTPFLHWLPKRIFRTYLRIIGKKFWSLEENLNILSDFEIVKMLESNSINYTKYHVRLLGIVSNLVYILR; via the coding sequence ATGTCTAATTATATAGCCCCGAGACTAAATGGTATTGCAGAAAATCTTGCTCTTTATATAAGAAAAATTATTTATAAAAAAACCATAGGAGCTTTGTCGATCGATAAAACCTTAAAAGTTGGAGACCTAGGAGTGACAAGTGACAAAAGCAAGGATTCTAATTTCTTTGAGATGTTGTATCCTTACCCAGAGAATATTACTGCAATTGGTTTAGAAGATGCAAAGCATTTAGAGAAAATGTACCCTGGCCTGAAATTTGTTCATGCAGACGTGTGTAATTTACCTTTCCCCGATAAACTCTTTGATATTAGTTTTTGTTCGGCAGTAATAGAGCATGTTGGCTCTAGAGATAATCAATGCAAGCTTATTACTGAAGCCATGCGGACATCTCATATAGTTGTATTAACTACTCCTAACAGATACTTTCCAATTGAATTTCATACGTTAACACCTTTTTTGCATTGGTTGCCAAAAAGAATATTTCGCACATATTTACGCATAATAGGCAAAAAATTTTGGTCACTGGAGGAAAACCTGAATATTCTTTCTGATTTTGAAATAGTAAAAATGCTAGAATCCAATTCCATAAATTATACAAAATATCATGTTCGATTGCTTGGAATAGTTAGTAACTTGGTCTATATTTTAAGATAA
- the psaC gene encoding photosystem I iron-sulfur center protein PsaC, which translates to MSHAVKIYDTCIGCTQCVRACPLDVLEMVPWDGCKAGQIASSPRTEDCVGCKRCETACPTDFLSIRVYLGDETTRSMGLAY; encoded by the coding sequence ATGTCCCACGCTGTCAAGATTTACGACACCTGTATCGGCTGCACTCAGTGTGTTCGTGCCTGTCCTCTGGATGTTCTCGAAATGGTGCCTTGGGATGGCTGTAAGGCTGGCCAGATCGCATCCTCTCCACGCACGGAAGATTGTGTTGGTTGCAAGCGTTGTGAAACCGCATGCCCAACAGATTTCCTCAGCATCCGCGTCTATCTCGGTGATGAGACCACACGAAGCATGGGTCTGGCGTATTGA
- a CDS encoding UDP-glucuronic acid decarboxylase family protein, translating to MRNLITGGAGFLGSHLTDRLMEAGEEVICLDNYFTGRKANISKWIGHPSFELIRHDVTEPIKLEVDRIWHLACPASPIHYQFNPIKTAKTSFLGTYNMLGLARRVGARFLLASTSEVYGDPEVHPQPESYRGCVNTIGIRSCYDEGKRIAETLCFDYQRMHETEIRVMRIFNTYGPRMLPDDGRVVSNFIVQALQGKSLTLYGDGSQTRSFCYVDDLIEGMVLLMNGDKTGPINIGNPNEFTILQLAELVRDLINPNLKFVFKPLPKDDPRQRQPFIDLARQELGWEPKISLREGLPPTINSLNEGIAKTQKINASRSKPEKNPNKNRE from the coding sequence ATGCGCAATCTCATTACTGGCGGCGCAGGGTTCCTCGGCTCCCACTTAACTGATCGCTTAATGGAAGCCGGCGAAGAAGTGATCTGCCTGGACAACTATTTCACTGGAAGAAAAGCTAATATCAGCAAGTGGATAGGGCATCCCAGCTTTGAATTAATTCGCCACGATGTCACCGAACCGATCAAGCTAGAAGTCGATCGGATCTGGCATTTAGCCTGCCCCGCCTCTCCGATTCACTATCAGTTCAACCCAATCAAAACAGCGAAGACAAGCTTTCTAGGCACTTACAATATGCTGGGGCTTGCAAGACGCGTTGGCGCGCGATTCTTACTCGCTAGCACTAGTGAAGTTTACGGAGATCCAGAAGTTCATCCTCAACCGGAAAGCTATCGAGGCTGCGTCAATACAATCGGGATTCGCAGCTGTTACGACGAAGGAAAGCGCATCGCCGAAACCCTTTGTTTCGACTACCAGCGCATGCACGAAACAGAAATCCGGGTGATGCGGATCTTCAATACTTATGGCCCTCGCATGCTTCCGGATGATGGACGTGTTGTAAGCAATTTCATTGTTCAAGCTCTTCAGGGAAAATCACTGACGCTCTATGGAGATGGCAGTCAAACAAGATCTTTTTGCTATGTGGACGATCTGATCGAAGGGATGGTGCTACTGATGAATGGCGACAAAACCGGTCCTATCAACATTGGCAATCCCAATGAATTCACCATCCTTCAGCTGGCTGAACTCGTACGCGATCTAATCAACCCCAATCTAAAATTTGTTTTCAAGCCACTACCTAAGGACGACCCGCGCCAGCGACAACCGTTCATTGACCTTGCAAGACAGGAACTGGGCTGGGAGCCAAAGATTTCTCTTAGAGAAGGGCTTCCTCCGACAATTAATTCACTCAACGAAGGAATCGCCAAAACACAAAAAATTAATGCAAGCAGGTCAAAGCCAGAAAAAAACCCCAATAAAAACCGCGAATGA
- a CDS encoding glycosyltransferase family 2 protein — MQISFVIPCLNEEQTIESVISDCHQGGRLCKKHYEIIVADNGSTDKSVELAESAGAKVQHVKIKGYGAALKVAIQQAQGNFLIMADADCTYNFQQAPEFISKIEEGYDLVMGNRFKGNIEKGAMPFLHYYVGNPILSFFGRLFFDIKIGDFHCGIRAFRKTSIESLNLKSNGMEFASEMVIKARLSNLKMTEIPTTLQKDFPGRRPHLKTWRYGWRHLKFMLSLSPKYNIVSPSILFLFASVLLFIFQQTGVKPFTGANTLIFSACSLTLSIVMFTDYIFTNEMIYARLNYGSKHYKKLRKVLGLRSGTDRLYKLSGISLTFSLFNFSLLLIQAFNDLLSRQLSITYGFLGCSFIIVSATIYLLASKLSSFYLISQK, encoded by the coding sequence ATGCAAATTTCATTTGTGATTCCATGCCTCAATGAAGAACAGACAATTGAATCAGTGATTTCTGATTGTCATCAAGGCGGACGCCTATGTAAGAAACATTATGAAATAATTGTGGCAGATAATGGAAGTACTGACAAATCAGTTGAACTTGCTGAGTCGGCTGGAGCGAAAGTGCAGCACGTGAAAATAAAAGGTTATGGAGCAGCATTAAAAGTTGCTATCCAACAGGCGCAGGGGAATTTTTTAATCATGGCTGATGCGGACTGTACATATAACTTTCAACAAGCCCCTGAATTTATAAGTAAAATTGAAGAAGGGTATGATTTAGTTATGGGAAATAGATTTAAAGGCAATATAGAAAAAGGAGCAATGCCATTTCTACACTATTACGTTGGGAATCCAATCCTAAGTTTTTTCGGAAGACTGTTTTTTGATATTAAAATTGGCGATTTTCATTGTGGAATTCGTGCATTTAGAAAAACATCAATTGAATCCCTCAATTTAAAGTCCAATGGCATGGAATTTGCTTCTGAAATGGTCATCAAAGCAAGACTATCAAATCTAAAAATGACTGAAATACCAACAACATTACAAAAAGATTTTCCAGGGCGAAGGCCTCATTTAAAAACATGGAGGTATGGATGGCGCCATCTTAAATTTATGCTTTCTCTGTCGCCTAAATATAATATAGTATCTCCCTCAATATTATTTTTATTTGCCTCGGTTTTATTGTTTATATTTCAGCAAACAGGAGTAAAACCTTTTACAGGAGCTAATACTCTAATTTTTTCAGCTTGCAGCTTAACCCTATCGATCGTAATGTTTACTGATTACATATTTACAAATGAAATGATATACGCAAGACTAAATTACGGAAGCAAGCATTACAAAAAATTGAGAAAAGTGCTTGGCTTAAGAAGCGGAACAGATCGCCTTTACAAGCTTTCTGGTATTAGCCTCACGTTTTCATTATTTAACTTTTCACTTCTATTGATTCAGGCCTTTAATGATTTACTTTCAAGACAATTGTCTATAACTTATGGATTTTTAGGGTGTTCCTTTATAATAGTATCTGCAACAATATACTTACTCGCAAGCAAACTTTCATCTTTTTACCTCATTTCGCAAAAATAA
- the tkt gene encoding transketolase yields MVAAPASLDTLCINSIRMLAVDAINKSKSGHPGLPMGCAPMGYALWDKFLHHNPKNPKWFNRDRFVLSAGHGCMLLYALLHLTGYDSVSIDDIKQFRQWGSKTPGHPETFETPGIEVTTGPLGAGISNAVGLAIAESHLAAKFNKPDATVVDHFTYVIMGDGCNQEGVSSEAASLAGHLKLGKLIALYDDNHITIDGRTNVSFTEDVLKRYEAYGWHVQHVADGNTDVDAIAKAIEAAKAVTDKPSIIKITTTIGFGSPNKSDTAGVHGAPLGDEETELTRKQLGWNYGPFEVPQDAYDQFRQAIDRGASLEAEWNQTLATYRSKYPTESAEFERMLRGELPQGWDKDLPTYTADDKGLATRKHSQICLGALGPNLPELIGGSADLTHSNYTDIKGETGSYQPETPEKRYLHFGVREHAMAAVLNGIAYHNSGLIPYGGTFLVFADYMRGSMRLSALSELGVIYVLTHDSIGVGEDGPTHQPIETIPSLRAMPGLLVFRPGDGNETSGAYKLAIGNRHRPSALCLSRQGMANQANSSIEKVALGGYILEDCDETPDLILIGTGTELDLCVQAAKQLSAEGKQVRVVSMPCVELFDEQSDAYKEEVLPGSVRKRIVVEAAESFGWHRFIGLDGDSVTMNRFGASAPGGTCMEKFGFTVDNVVAKSKALLG; encoded by the coding sequence ATGGTCGCCGCGCCCGCATCTCTCGACACCCTCTGCATCAACAGCATCCGCATGCTGGCCGTTGATGCGATCAACAAGTCCAAGAGCGGCCACCCAGGTCTGCCCATGGGTTGTGCCCCGATGGGGTATGCGCTCTGGGACAAGTTCCTGCATCACAACCCGAAGAACCCCAAGTGGTTCAACAGAGATCGCTTTGTGCTGTCGGCCGGTCACGGCTGCATGTTGCTGTACGCATTGCTGCATCTCACCGGCTACGACTCGGTGTCGATCGATGACATTAAACAATTCAGGCAATGGGGCTCCAAGACGCCTGGACACCCTGAGACCTTCGAAACACCCGGTATCGAGGTGACCACCGGTCCCCTGGGTGCTGGTATTTCCAACGCTGTGGGTCTGGCCATCGCAGAGTCTCACCTTGCTGCAAAGTTCAACAAGCCCGACGCCACTGTTGTTGATCACTTCACCTACGTGATCATGGGTGACGGCTGCAATCAGGAGGGTGTGTCCTCCGAAGCAGCGTCCTTAGCTGGCCACCTGAAGCTGGGCAAACTGATCGCCCTCTACGACGACAACCACATCACCATCGATGGCCGCACGAACGTGTCCTTCACCGAGGACGTGCTCAAGCGGTATGAGGCTTACGGCTGGCACGTACAGCACGTAGCTGATGGCAACACCGATGTGGATGCCATCGCCAAGGCCATCGAAGCTGCCAAGGCTGTTACCGACAAGCCCTCGATCATCAAGATCACAACGACAATCGGTTTCGGCTCACCCAACAAGAGCGACACCGCTGGGGTGCACGGCGCTCCCCTGGGTGATGAAGAAACCGAACTGACACGCAAGCAACTGGGCTGGAACTACGGTCCCTTTGAAGTGCCTCAGGACGCGTACGACCAGTTCCGTCAGGCCATCGATCGCGGCGCCAGCCTGGAGGCGGAGTGGAATCAAACCCTGGCGACTTACCGCTCCAAATACCCGACAGAATCAGCAGAGTTTGAGCGCATGCTGCGCGGCGAACTCCCTCAAGGTTGGGACAAAGATCTGCCCACTTACACAGCCGACGACAAAGGTCTTGCCACCCGTAAACATTCCCAGATCTGTCTGGGTGCATTGGGCCCCAATCTGCCTGAACTGATTGGTGGATCTGCCGACCTCACTCACTCCAACTACACCGACATCAAGGGCGAAACAGGTTCTTACCAGCCAGAGACCCCTGAGAAGCGTTATCTGCACTTTGGTGTGAGAGAGCACGCCATGGCAGCTGTACTCAACGGCATCGCTTATCACAACAGTGGTTTGATCCCCTACGGCGGAACTTTCCTGGTCTTCGCCGACTACATGCGCGGCTCGATGCGCCTCTCGGCACTAAGTGAACTGGGTGTGATCTACGTGCTCACCCACGATTCGATTGGTGTTGGCGAAGACGGACCCACCCACCAGCCGATCGAGACCATCCCTTCATTAAGGGCCATGCCAGGCCTGCTGGTGTTCCGACCTGGCGACGGCAACGAAACAAGTGGCGCTTACAAACTGGCGATCGGCAACCGTCACCGTCCCAGTGCGCTCTGCCTCAGCCGGCAAGGCATGGCCAATCAAGCCAATTCCTCGATTGAGAAAGTGGCACTGGGTGGTTACATTCTCGAAGACTGCGATGAAACGCCCGATCTGATCCTGATCGGTACCGGCACCGAACTTGACCTCTGCGTGCAAGCCGCCAAACAGCTCAGCGCCGAGGGCAAACAAGTGCGCGTCGTCTCCATGCCCTGCGTCGAACTGTTTGACGAGCAAAGTGATGCCTACAAAGAAGAAGTTCTTCCAGGTTCTGTTCGCAAGCGCATCGTAGTGGAAGCCGCAGAGTCCTTTGGCTGGCACCGTTTCATCGGCCTCGATGGCGACAGCGTCACGATGAACCGTTTCGGTGCATCAGCTCCTGGCGGCACCTGCATGGAGAAGTTCGGCTTCACCGTGGACAATGTAGTCGCTAAATCCAAAGCGCTGCTGGGCTAA